A genomic window from Triticum urartu cultivar G1812 chromosome 7, Tu2.1, whole genome shotgun sequence includes:
- the LOC125524615 gene encoding uncharacterized protein LOC125524615 produces MDAPHRSLNLCSRHARRLPRSSLQPSVHGVSCWTSPDHFIDVAIPCLAIPCRGLPCFGLAVEPSPRMSPSDSGWVPAEAGLPEFQPVHLLQASSPAVPCFTSNLCIVAALTLPRLIQGRPAQRASSRARPQSACPASSHRTGLGPSR; encoded by the exons ATGGATGCGCCCCACCGAAGCTTGAACCTCTGTAGCCGCCATGCCCGACGCCTCCCAAGGAGCTCCTTGCAGCCTTCCGTCCACGGCGTCTCGTGCTGGACCTCGCCGGACCACTTCATCGACGTCGCCATCCCCTGCCTTGCCATCCCCTGTCGCGGCCTCCCCTGCTTCGGCCTTGCCGTCGAGCCGAGCCCCCGCATGTCCCCGTCTGATTCTGGCTGGGTCCCCGCCGAGGCCGGCTTGCCGGAGTTCCAGCCAGTGCACCTCCTCCAG GCTTCGTCTCCAGCCGTGCCGTGCTTCACCTCGAACCTCTGCATCGTGGCCGCGTTGACCCTTCCCCGATTGATCCAAGGCAGACCGGCCCAGCGCGCCTCCTCCCGTGCCAGACCACAATCGGCCTGCCCGGCCTCCTCCCACCGAACTGGGCTTGGCCCATCTAGGTGA